The Hypanus sabinus isolate sHypSab1 chromosome 1, sHypSab1.hap1, whole genome shotgun sequence genome contains a region encoding:
- the LOC132385233 gene encoding large ribosomal subunit protein uL23-like, with protein MAPKVKKEAVPAKTEVKSKALKAKKAVLKGVHSHRWRKIRTTPTFRRPKTLRLRRQPKYPRKSAPRRNKLDHYTIIKFPLTTESAMKKIEDNNTLVFIVDIKANKHQIKQAVKKLYDIDVAKVNTLIRSDDEKKAYVRLAPDYDALDVTNKIGII; from the coding sequence ATGGCTCCGAAGGtgaagaaggaagctgtcccTGCCAAGACTGAAGTTAAATCTAAAGCCTTGAAGGCTAAGAAGGCCGTTTTGAAAGGTGTTCACAGTCACAGGTGGAGGAAAATTAGGACAACACCCACCTTCAGGAGACCAAAGACACTCAGATTGAGAAGGCAGCCCAAGTATCCCAGAAAGAGTGCTCCCAGGAGGAACAAGTTGGACCATTACACTATTATTAAATTCCCTCTCACCACTGAGTCTGCCATGAAGAAAATTGAGGACAACAATACCTTGGTTTTCATTGTTGATATAAAAGCCAACAAGCACCAAATCAAACAGGCTGTTAAGAAACTGTATGACATTGATGTAGCCAAAGTCAACACACTTATCAGGTCTGATGATGAAAAGAAAGCCTATGTACGCCTGGCCCCAGACTATGATGCATTGGATGTCACTAATAAGATTGGCATCATCTGA